One genomic window of Carassius gibelio isolate Cgi1373 ecotype wild population from Czech Republic chromosome A10, carGib1.2-hapl.c, whole genome shotgun sequence includes the following:
- the LOC128021004 gene encoding SUMO-specific isopeptidase USPL1 isoform X2 translates to MHMEMSPTGVLELPKACLKSSLEFLHIRSGFECEEKNGTPPGNCPWCLTKGQKNALRFYAVNLEESVMLCTNPQCLYPLVSRSLEDVRASLSKDGCKRSISSLSDVDDTSSPSKRSKEEKLDVLSAVPEPCGADVSDGTLPDNTVESQMFTDEQSILGKTDSINGTEEQHPEDLPAVATHEDLELCDKKDDCVSSTQDEVEEIVGMDVDEESSELVPVPPHLFWKNEDNLCWLDSLLAMLVNCKTIRETPCQNVKLIDELTTVPSSNSAVWNLCFTYDKSCANLKAKEQHCEDEVTRVPADVLCEVEKQLSALRLSLFKLLQPTLKCEIGQEETPVFALPLLLRADKWAQELFQHTVRWEFKCTSCSYTLNDSVEKTLTTFTQILNDWHPLKAIHRTQCSNCNRKNQRRKMVLEKLSSVFALHFVEGLPRKDLSKLSFEFQGTQYNVSTVIQYNKRLKHFATWIRQSSGSWLELDDLKYPYSITHKRFSFPANEIHIVFWESDSTKNEVSEVLSLTAPSALTNVDDKHPHELSDSVADDTCVISALTVGDSTAAGALDTSIGSTTLLDTFEGLSHTDIVTLTLVDENRATEALQIPQSPALVPATIPSLSVASSSSCISKSVCQPSNPPKPQSSGLKEGSLVSNPVVPRPSVATQVHSPSPFAISSLLQRHPSFQSTPIRLPPHVPKPNLKCDNEALPAKPADMFGGFISKKLPNSSDVNPAVAAQHKPITLPGGTCPSVKKNPSLLADQQPITSTEALRLKLLKKLKAKKKKLAKLNQLLGSAGESTPKPDSTALSSPYSVTSSTTAYDSPAYDQFFAELLSPATTVSNLSPDSTGLLEMLNNGQNVEKTVGSAQQNPCLTTMVPEATLNYSQSTNDSVLNLDDYISGMDQTAIENTDFNGLDIFF, encoded by the exons TGCCTGTATCCATTGGTTAGTAGATCTCTGGAAGATGTGCGTGCTAGCTTGTCTAAAGATGGATGCAAGAGGAGCATTTCTTCCCTGTCCGATGTGGATGATACATCCTCCCCTTCAAAGCGATCAAAAGAGGAGAAACTGGATGTTTTATCTGCTGTACCTGAGCCATGTGGTGCTGATGTCAGTGACGGCACCCTTCCAGATAACACTGTTGAATCACAAATGTTTACTGATGAACAATCAATACTTGGAAAGACTGACTCCATTAATGGCACTGAGGAACAACATCCTGAAGATCTACCTGCTGTTGCCACCCATGAGGATTTAGAGTTGTGCGACAAGAAGGATGATTGTGTATCTAGTACTCAAGATGAGGTCGAAGAGATCGTTGGAATGGATGTAGATGAGGAATCATCAGAGCTGGTTCCTGTGCCACCTCATCTCTTCTGGAAAAATGAGGACAACCTGTGTTGGTTGGATTCGTTGTTGGCGATGCTTGTGAACTGCAAGACCATCAGAGAGACTCCATGTCAGAATGTAAAGCTGATCGACGAGTTGACAACAGTGCCTTCCAGCAACTCTGCTGTCTGGAACCTTTGCTTCACATATGATAAGTCTTGTGCCAATCTGAAAGCCAAGGAGCAACACTGTGAAG ACGAGGTAACCAGAGTTCCTGCTGATGTTCTGTGTGAGGTAGAGAAGCAGCTGTCTGCGCTCCGTCTGTCACTCTTCAAACTCCTTCAGCCCACTCTGAAGTGTGAAATTG GTCAGGAGGAAACACCCGTTTTTGCCCTCCCTCTCCTTCTACGTGCAGACAAGTGGGCTCAAGAGCTTTTCCAGCACACTGTCCGTTGGGAATTTAAGTGCACTTCTTGTAGCTATACTTTAAACGACAG TGTTGAGAAGACTCTTACAACGTTCACTCAGATTCTGAATGACTGGCATCCACTAAAAGCCATCCACCGCACTCAGTGCAGTAACTGCAACCGTAAAAACCAGAGGAGGAAAATGGTGCTTGAAAA ACTGTCCTCTGTGTTTGCACTGCACTTTGTGGAGGGCTTGCCCAGGAAAGACCTCTCTAAATTGTCATTTGAGTTCCAGGGCACGCAATACAATGTTAGCACTGTCATCCAGTACAATAAGCGTCTAAAGCACTTTGCCACTTGGATCCGCCAGAGCAGTG GGTCATGGCTAGAACTCGATGATTTGAAATACCCTTACAGCATCACCCACAAGAGGTTTTCATTTCCTGCCAACGAAATTCACATTGTTTTCTGGGAATCAGACTCCACTAAAAATGAAGTTTCAGAAGTTCTCTCACTGACAGCTCCCTCTGCACTCACAAATGTCGATGATAAACACCCGCACGAACTGTCAGACTCTGTGGCTGATGACACGTGTGTCATCAGCGCGCTCACCGTGGGAGACTCGACTGCTGCCGGCGCTCTGGATACATCCATTGGCAGTACCACTTTACTGGACACCTTTGAGGGTCTGTCACATACAGACATTGTGACCCTCACTCTTGTTGATGAGAACCGAGCCACTGAGGCTCTTCAGATTCCCCAGAGCCCAGCCCTTGTCCCGGCCACTATCCCCAGTCTTTCTGTCGCATCTAGTTCTTCTTGTATCTCCAAGTCCGTTTGCCAACCTTCAAATCCTCCGAAACCACAAAGTTCTGGATTGAAGGAAGGATCTTTGGTTTCCAATCCAGTGGTGCCGAGACCGTCAGTGGCTACACAAGTACATTCACCTTCACCATTTGCAATTTCCTCATTACTTCAACGGCATCCTTCCTTCCAGTCGACACCAATAAGGCTTCCTCCTCATGTTCCAAAACCCAATTTGAAATGTGACAACGAAGCTCTGCCAGCAAAGCCAGCTGACATGTTTGGTGGCTTCATAAGCAAGAAATTGCCAAATTCAAGTGATGTGAATCCTGCTGTAGCGGCTCAACACAAACCAATCACTCTTCCTGGTGGCACATGCCCATCTGTTAAGAAAAATCCAAGCCTCTTGGCAGACCAGCAGCCTATTACCTCTACAGAAGCCCTCAGACTGAAGCTACTGAAAAAGCTCAAGGCTAAGAAAAAGAAACTGGCTAAATTAAACCAGCTTTTGGGCAGTGCAGGAGAATCTACTCCAAAACCGGATAGCACGGCTCTCTCGTCGCCCTACTCGGTCACGTCTAGTACAACGGCATACGACAGTCCAGCGTATGACCAGTTCTTCGCCGAGCTTTTGTCTCCTGCGACGACCGTCAGTAACCTCTCACCTGACAGCACGGGGCTCCTAGAGATGTTGAACAACGGCCAAAATGTGGAAAAGACCGTTGGAAGCGCACAGCAAAATCCTTGTTTAACAACTATGGTTCCTGAAGCAACTTTAAACTACTCTCAGTCCACAAATGACTCTGTATTGAATCTTGATGACTACATATCAGGGATGGACCAGACTGCAATTGAGAACACCGATTTTAATGGCTTAGATATATTTTTCTGA
- the LOC128021004 gene encoding SUMO-specific isopeptidase USPL1 isoform X1, giving the protein MSSLWPQDSSKNGNLGGMRMNGEGTGIGTPTPAVAGYLGKCEEKNGTPPGNCPWCLTKGQKNALRFYAVNLEESVMLCTNPQCLYPLVSRSLEDVRASLSKDGCKRSISSLSDVDDTSSPSKRSKEEKLDVLSAVPEPCGADVSDGTLPDNTVESQMFTDEQSILGKTDSINGTEEQHPEDLPAVATHEDLELCDKKDDCVSSTQDEVEEIVGMDVDEESSELVPVPPHLFWKNEDNLCWLDSLLAMLVNCKTIRETPCQNVKLIDELTTVPSSNSAVWNLCFTYDKSCANLKAKEQHCEDEVTRVPADVLCEVEKQLSALRLSLFKLLQPTLKCEIGQEETPVFALPLLLRADKWAQELFQHTVRWEFKCTSCSYTLNDSVEKTLTTFTQILNDWHPLKAIHRTQCSNCNRKNQRRKMVLEKLSSVFALHFVEGLPRKDLSKLSFEFQGTQYNVSTVIQYNKRLKHFATWIRQSSGSWLELDDLKYPYSITHKRFSFPANEIHIVFWESDSTKNEVSEVLSLTAPSALTNVDDKHPHELSDSVADDTCVISALTVGDSTAAGALDTSIGSTTLLDTFEGLSHTDIVTLTLVDENRATEALQIPQSPALVPATIPSLSVASSSSCISKSVCQPSNPPKPQSSGLKEGSLVSNPVVPRPSVATQVHSPSPFAISSLLQRHPSFQSTPIRLPPHVPKPNLKCDNEALPAKPADMFGGFISKKLPNSSDVNPAVAAQHKPITLPGGTCPSVKKNPSLLADQQPITSTEALRLKLLKKLKAKKKKLAKLNQLLGSAGESTPKPDSTALSSPYSVTSSTTAYDSPAYDQFFAELLSPATTVSNLSPDSTGLLEMLNNGQNVEKTVGSAQQNPCLTTMVPEATLNYSQSTNDSVLNLDDYISGMDQTAIENTDFNGLDIFF; this is encoded by the exons TGCCTGTATCCATTGGTTAGTAGATCTCTGGAAGATGTGCGTGCTAGCTTGTCTAAAGATGGATGCAAGAGGAGCATTTCTTCCCTGTCCGATGTGGATGATACATCCTCCCCTTCAAAGCGATCAAAAGAGGAGAAACTGGATGTTTTATCTGCTGTACCTGAGCCATGTGGTGCTGATGTCAGTGACGGCACCCTTCCAGATAACACTGTTGAATCACAAATGTTTACTGATGAACAATCAATACTTGGAAAGACTGACTCCATTAATGGCACTGAGGAACAACATCCTGAAGATCTACCTGCTGTTGCCACCCATGAGGATTTAGAGTTGTGCGACAAGAAGGATGATTGTGTATCTAGTACTCAAGATGAGGTCGAAGAGATCGTTGGAATGGATGTAGATGAGGAATCATCAGAGCTGGTTCCTGTGCCACCTCATCTCTTCTGGAAAAATGAGGACAACCTGTGTTGGTTGGATTCGTTGTTGGCGATGCTTGTGAACTGCAAGACCATCAGAGAGACTCCATGTCAGAATGTAAAGCTGATCGACGAGTTGACAACAGTGCCTTCCAGCAACTCTGCTGTCTGGAACCTTTGCTTCACATATGATAAGTCTTGTGCCAATCTGAAAGCCAAGGAGCAACACTGTGAAG ACGAGGTAACCAGAGTTCCTGCTGATGTTCTGTGTGAGGTAGAGAAGCAGCTGTCTGCGCTCCGTCTGTCACTCTTCAAACTCCTTCAGCCCACTCTGAAGTGTGAAATTG GTCAGGAGGAAACACCCGTTTTTGCCCTCCCTCTCCTTCTACGTGCAGACAAGTGGGCTCAAGAGCTTTTCCAGCACACTGTCCGTTGGGAATTTAAGTGCACTTCTTGTAGCTATACTTTAAACGACAG TGTTGAGAAGACTCTTACAACGTTCACTCAGATTCTGAATGACTGGCATCCACTAAAAGCCATCCACCGCACTCAGTGCAGTAACTGCAACCGTAAAAACCAGAGGAGGAAAATGGTGCTTGAAAA ACTGTCCTCTGTGTTTGCACTGCACTTTGTGGAGGGCTTGCCCAGGAAAGACCTCTCTAAATTGTCATTTGAGTTCCAGGGCACGCAATACAATGTTAGCACTGTCATCCAGTACAATAAGCGTCTAAAGCACTTTGCCACTTGGATCCGCCAGAGCAGTG GGTCATGGCTAGAACTCGATGATTTGAAATACCCTTACAGCATCACCCACAAGAGGTTTTCATTTCCTGCCAACGAAATTCACATTGTTTTCTGGGAATCAGACTCCACTAAAAATGAAGTTTCAGAAGTTCTCTCACTGACAGCTCCCTCTGCACTCACAAATGTCGATGATAAACACCCGCACGAACTGTCAGACTCTGTGGCTGATGACACGTGTGTCATCAGCGCGCTCACCGTGGGAGACTCGACTGCTGCCGGCGCTCTGGATACATCCATTGGCAGTACCACTTTACTGGACACCTTTGAGGGTCTGTCACATACAGACATTGTGACCCTCACTCTTGTTGATGAGAACCGAGCCACTGAGGCTCTTCAGATTCCCCAGAGCCCAGCCCTTGTCCCGGCCACTATCCCCAGTCTTTCTGTCGCATCTAGTTCTTCTTGTATCTCCAAGTCCGTTTGCCAACCTTCAAATCCTCCGAAACCACAAAGTTCTGGATTGAAGGAAGGATCTTTGGTTTCCAATCCAGTGGTGCCGAGACCGTCAGTGGCTACACAAGTACATTCACCTTCACCATTTGCAATTTCCTCATTACTTCAACGGCATCCTTCCTTCCAGTCGACACCAATAAGGCTTCCTCCTCATGTTCCAAAACCCAATTTGAAATGTGACAACGAAGCTCTGCCAGCAAAGCCAGCTGACATGTTTGGTGGCTTCATAAGCAAGAAATTGCCAAATTCAAGTGATGTGAATCCTGCTGTAGCGGCTCAACACAAACCAATCACTCTTCCTGGTGGCACATGCCCATCTGTTAAGAAAAATCCAAGCCTCTTGGCAGACCAGCAGCCTATTACCTCTACAGAAGCCCTCAGACTGAAGCTACTGAAAAAGCTCAAGGCTAAGAAAAAGAAACTGGCTAAATTAAACCAGCTTTTGGGCAGTGCAGGAGAATCTACTCCAAAACCGGATAGCACGGCTCTCTCGTCGCCCTACTCGGTCACGTCTAGTACAACGGCATACGACAGTCCAGCGTATGACCAGTTCTTCGCCGAGCTTTTGTCTCCTGCGACGACCGTCAGTAACCTCTCACCTGACAGCACGGGGCTCCTAGAGATGTTGAACAACGGCCAAAATGTGGAAAAGACCGTTGGAAGCGCACAGCAAAATCCTTGTTTAACAACTATGGTTCCTGAAGCAACTTTAAACTACTCTCAGTCCACAAATGACTCTGTATTGAATCTTGATGACTACATATCAGGGATGGACCAGACTGCAATTGAGAACACCGATTTTAATGGCTTAGATATATTTTTCTGA